In Spirochaetota bacterium, the sequence ATCGCTATAGAAAAGATGGAGAGGGATTCCTTTGATCTGGTTCTCACTGATCTAAGTATGCCCAACTGCGATGGTCGTGAGCTTTTAAAGACTATGGCTAGCAGATTTCCTGAAATACCGAAAATAGTATTAACCGGCATTTCGAGTGACGAGGATATACTTATAGCCCTTAAAACCGGAGCGTACGATTATCTCACTAAGCCCATTGATGATTTTGCTGTATTGCGCAGAGCAGTGGAAAGAGCCTTGGAAGTGAAGAATCTAAGTGACGAAAAGAAGAGATATGTTGAGCAGGTTAATCAGATAAATGAAGTTATTTCAATGCTCAACAGAGGGAAGAACACTGATGAGGTTTTTAAGGCCCTGAACATCTCATTGAAAGAAGTGATAGCCTTTAACTGCTTAAAATTAATGATGGTAAATCCACAAAACAATACAGTTGCAACTAAATTGGTGGAGTCCGATAGGGAAGTGAAGATGGAAATTGGAGAGAGCTTTCCCTTAGAAGGTTCCTTTTTAATGGATGTATATGAAAAAAAGGACGTGTTAATCATCAATGACCTGAAAGATTTCTTCTCAACACATCAGGATTCGGGTACTGACACTTCACTTATTGATGAGGGTATGGGTTCATCCCTAATCCTACCTCTAATAATCGATGATAAGACGCGGGGGTTTCTGGTTTTTGTTGCAGTGGAACCCGATTTTTTCAGAGAGAGTCATATAACTTTCCTAAAATCTATAGTTGGTCAGATCTCCTTTAGCATTCAGAGGGGAGAATTGCTGGCTGAATTGGAAGTACACTCAAAAAATTTGGAATATCTAGTAAAGGCTCGAACTGATGAGGTATTAAAGACACAAAAAACCACTGTTTTTGCATTAAGTAAATTGGCTGAGATCAGAGATCCTGAAACAGGAGAGCATCTTGAGAGAATAAGGAATTATGCTGTATTGATTGCACAGATATTGAAATATTCAGGTCATGAGAATGAAATAACAAACCAGTATATTAGAGATATCTATGATTCTTCAATCCTTCATGATATTGGAAAGGTAGGAATTCCAGATACAATTCTTTTAAAGCCTGGTCCACTTACCAAAGAAGAGTTTGAAATTATGAAAACGCATACCACTATTGGTTATAATGCCTTGAAATCATCTTCAAAGGATCTTGGCAAAAATTCCTTTCTCAACATGGCTATGGATATAGTCCACTTCCACCACGAGCGTTGGGATGGTAGTGGATACCCAATGGGTCTGCGTGAGAGGGAAATCCCTCTGTCAGCTAGGATAGTAGCGATATGCGATACATATGATGCTCTTACCTCAAAGAGACCCTATAAAGAACCCTTTTCTCATGAGAAAGCTGTAGGAATAATCAAGGAGGATACATTTCATTTTGATCCGGATCTGTATAAAATTTTTTATGAAAATTCAACGCAATTTGACAAAATCAGAAAGCAATTTCAAGCTGACAATTAGATATGAGGTTAGGTAATGTTAAGACAACCCATGGGGTTTAGGATTGGAGGGCCAATAACTCCCATTGTAAAAAAGCTGATGATCATTAATGTTGGAATATTTATCTTCCAGCAATTTGCAGAGTTATTTTTCCCTGGCGGATTTGAGAAAATATTTGGATTATCCCATACAGGTCTATTATTCGAGTTTAAGATTTGGCAACCTTTAACATACATGTTTCTTCATGGGGGGGTAATACATATATTGTTCAATCTTCTTGCATTATGGATGTTCGCTGGTGAGATTGAGTCGGTTTGGGGGGATAGGCTCTTTCTCAAGTATTACCTCTTTTGTGGAACAGGGGCTGGAATATTCATCGCTATGATGAATGCGGTTATATATTCAAACTATAATGTTTCTCCAATAACCATTGGAGCCTCGGGAGCAATATATGGGATATTGTTAGCCTATGGCATCATGTGGCCGAACAGAGAGGTTTTGCTCTATTTCCTTTTCCCAGTAAAGATAAAATATTTGGTTATCGGCTTTGGAATACTAGAATTCTTTGGCACAATAGCAAGCATTCGTGGTGATGCCGGAAATATCAGCCATATTGGACATCTGGGCGGTTTAATCTCAGGCTTTATCTTCATCAGGTTTCGACTACAGGCCAAAAGATCTAATAATAGATCAACAAATAACGGAAGTTATTTTAGCCAATTTATAAAAAAGAGAAGAGTAAAAAAGAAACAGCATGTAATAGATCAAAGAGTAAAGGCTAAGAGGTTAATTGATTCCCTTTTGGATAAAATAGCAAGGGAAGGAATGAGTTCGCTTACTCCAGAGGAGAGAAGGCTTTTAGATTGGGCAAGAAAGCACTATTATCCGGATAATAGTGAGACAATTCATTAAATGAATAGAATAATAATCCTGAATAACCTTTTGACTATCTTTCTTTATCCTACAAGATGACCTCCAGTTGAGGATAATTCTAAAGCTATGAGGGGTAAAATGAAAAAAATTATCATTTTCATACTAGTCCTATTATTCACATCAGGTTCCTGTGAACAGAATAAGGAGAGGGATGTGTTGATTAAGAAATGGTTTAAAGATTCGAATACATATATAATAGTCTGTAAGGGATATCCAAAGAGCGGTTCTTCAGGCCTTGCCAGAATAGAGACAGCCAAGGAGGCTGCTCTTATAAATGCTCAATACCTTGCTAAGGGTATCTTTAAAGAAACCCTTGATGTAATTACTAATGGCACAATTGAGGATTATAAAATATATGATGACTATGTGGTTATAAATTATATTATTACAAAGAAGGGATTAAAAAAATATCTCAGGAAGAAATAGAAGTGAATAACAAAATTGGTGACATGTAATGTCTATTTTATTCATATCCCCAAATAGGTTTGTTATACCTTGATGTTTACATTAAATTTGGCTGAAGGTATAAATCTCTATTTCCCAAATTTATTGAGAATTGAATAATATTCGAATATGAAAAGGAAGAGGTTAGTTAAATGGCATTAGAGCAGACATTAGTATTGATAAAACCTGACGGATTAGTAAAATCCTTAACCGGCAACGTCATTACACAACTATCGAAGGCAAAATTGATTTTAGTTGGATCAAAGGTTGTTAGGGTTAATAAAGAATTAGCTGAAAAACACTATGAAGAGTTAAAAGAAAAGTCCTTTTTTCCTGAATTGATTCAATATATTATGGGAGAAATTCATAATACCCCAAGGGTTCTGGCGCTTGTATATCAGGGAGATGATGCGATTAAGAAGATTAGAGATATTGTTGGCGCCACAAGCCCGGAAGAAGCGGATCCAGTATCAATCAGGGGCGCTTATGGAAGAATTACTACTTCCGGAATTATTGAAAATGTGGTTCATGCCTCTTCAAGTGTGGGGGATGCAGAGAAAGAGATCAAATTGTGGTTCAAACCTATAGAAATAGTAGAAAGGATATACTCAACTAAGAGTGTTATGCTAAATGGCATTGAGGATGAAGTATGGACTTAGTTCTCTGATCTATACATTTCAACCTGACCAGAAGTTATGGCTGGTCAGGGTCTGTTGTTCTCAAAATTTGGTAATAGCGTATTTATTAAGGATTATCTGCATTAGACTATAATTGACTTATGAAAGGATCAGCATCTTTTTAGCGTTAATCTATAGATTAGAAAATAGGCTATCCCAAGGGGTTGGTTATGTGTAGGGTTATTGCTTTTTCTTTGCTACAAGCATTATTCTATTGGGAAAAGTCTCTTTAATCTCAATTTCAAATCCAAGATTTTCTGCCTTTGCTGAAAGTTCATCGGATAGATCAGTTGTCTTGCCGGCAAATTCAACCTCAATCTTTGCGTATTTTCCGCTCTGTCCCCTTGAATAGACCTTCTTAATACCCCTTATTCTATGTTGAATCTGATTTCTGAACTTTGTAAAGTCTTTATAGTTAAGACCAGATATATTCATCATAATCATTCTCTGAGTAGCAGCGCGTAGAAATTTTTTAGTGATCTGATTCATAAAGGATCCGGATTTGAATTTGCCAGTCTCCTCATCAACCTTGCCTAATATTCTTTGAAGGCACCTCTGAATTGCAATTTTTGAGGCTGTGGATCCATCTATGTGTATGCCTGGAGAATTAGCGCTTGTGCTAGCAAGAATTCTTCCTGTATAAACATCAATTGACTTTAAGTTTAGTATTGCCTGTTTGGATTTCATGTTCTTTGATATTCCACTTATAGCATGGGACTGATCCATAGTCTTTGATCGCCCAATAATGATTACCTCCGCTCCCAAGTCGTCTAATAGGAGATTCTGAACATTGCCTCCAACATTGCCTTTTATGGCTTGCTGCATCTTGCTCTTCTCTCTTTTGAGTAATTGTTGGGTCATCTCTGCATCAACAAACTCGAAACCCGCATTACCCATTATCTCCATCATGGTGAGTTCAGTTACAGTAAAACCAGGCATATTCTGTTTGCCCTCAAAGGTCTCTTTAACCAACACCATAAATTTAGGTCTTCCATAATTTCGCAGGGTCGATTCTATGGTATCATTTACAGCCTGTGGATATACTTCCCCCTCAAGGGTGACAACAAAAGCGCCTTGATCTGCGCCCTCCTTTATGATTGACCAGTCGCGAACCATACCTGTCGATTTTGCCTCTACTATTGATTCAATGAGTACAAAATCTTCCACTACTGATCTTCCCTGAACTGTGGTTCCCAACACCTTCTTGACCAGTTTATTCATGGCATCATCTATGGCTCTGTCCCTGGCTAAGGCTTTATCATTGTCATAGATCGTAGCATAACCGGTCGCCTGTCCCCTCATCTCATCCCTTTGTGATTGTTCCCTTTTTATCTGTGATTTCCCACCGCAATAGATTAAGAAGCCTGTAGATAGTATAAGTACTGAAAATAATATTTTTTTAATTATCATATTGCATATCTCCTTTGTTATCTTTGGATTATTAATGGTATCAGCTAAAATCTTTGAATTCATAATAGTAGTTCAGATGATCATTGAGTAAAGACTTAATTGATTTTCTGTTATGCTGCAATAATCTGAAATGGTATAGGTTGAAGATAATAGTGTATTTAGCACTGATATGATGCTGAAACAAGTGTAATAAGTATTATATCTTAATTGTCATAAAGTATAATAGTCAAGTTATTTTTTAGATTAGCATAATTGATTTTCAAGAGTTGCTAATTCTATTGGTCATATCAATATTGGTGTCAATTTTTTTGGGAATAATGTGAAGATAATGGTTATGGTGTTAATATTTATATTTAGAAATAGAACAGCTTGTAATTCAAATTTTAATAACTCTGGATAGTATGAAGGGATTTCCATCGATCAAATATTGGGAATTTTTTAATTCACATGCTAATTCGATTGTGAATAAAACTTGGCAATGCAAAAGAACCCTTATGAATGTTTGAGTTATAATATTTTAGGGTAGGTTGAATATGGGCGACCCGCTCTTCATTAAAATCTTCCAGGTGATGATATCTTTTAGAGCAAAATGAAAAGCCAATCATCCCACTGGGGTATGTTGGAACAAGTGTATAATAATAGGAGGGAATCTGAAAATATTTTTTAGCATATCCAGTTATTTCCTCAACCAGATCAGCATCATAATAAAATGATTCTGATTGAGTAACTGCTATACCATCCTCTTTTAATATCCTTTTCAGATAAGAGTAGAATTCTTCAGAAAAAAGTATTTTAGCAGGCCCGATGGGATCTGAGGAATCTACAATTACTATATCATAACAGTTTTCCCTCCCCTTTACGAAATTATAACCATCTTCATAATAGATGTTTACTCTCTCATCATTAAAGGAGGAAGCCATGGAAGGAAGATGTTTTTTTGATAATCTGATTACATCTTCATCGATCTCACATATATCTACTCTTTTAACATTCGGATGCTTTAATATCTCTCGTGCTGTTCCACCATCTCCCCCACCAATAACTAAAACTGACTCTGGTTTTGGATGTACAAACATGGGAACGTGTGTTATCATCTCATGATATGCATATTCATCCCATTCTGTGCACATTATTACACCATCAAGAACAAGCATTCTTCCGAATGGCTTTGTCTCATAAATCTCTATTCTCTGTATTTTCGAATCGTATTTTTCTAATATATTATTTATCTTAATTTTGATGGTTCTTCCGGATTCAATTTCATATATCTCTTCAAACCATAGAGAGGATTCAACAGGCATATCATCTATCCTTGATCTCGATTATTCGCATTATAATTTCTATGATTATATACTATATCAATTTTGTTATTTCCTGAGTATTACATTAACAGAATAGTCACTTCCTTTAAAATAACTCAATGAAAAATGAGCAATGAGTTCGGGGTCATAGTATTTACAACTAAATACATCAATATAGGCGGCATTGGTATGATTAACAAAGTGACCAGATATTAATGAAGTCTCAATAAGCTGGACCATAGAGAATCCTGCAACCTTCTCCTCCTTCCCAAAGTGAACCACCTGAGCCTCATTGAAGCGTTTCATCTCTAAGAGTTCACATAGTTGTATTACATACTGTCTAATGGATTCTTCATCTCGAATAATGCCATAATCGCAATTGTGTATATCAACACTGCTATACAACCCCCATGCGCCGTGTTGATAAAATTGGTCGCTTGATGGGATTATTTTATGAAAGTCTTCTCTCTTTAATGCGGTTTGCATTTTACCTCCATAGGTGCTACTTCACTTTAGAATGAGGATGCAAAAGAATCGGAAACACAAACTTATAACCTTAACCAGATATAAATAATAGCGCAAACATTTACGGTCAATGCTCGAGAAAATAGAATCTGCTGGATATTAATCCCTTTATGGTGGGGCAAAACTATGTTACAGATATCTTTCTTCTCTTGATTTCAGGTATGATTCCTCTTTCAAACTGGAATATTGAGCATTTTTCAGTTTCTAACTCTCTTTTAATATAATCAAGGGCTGACTGATAGTCAAATTCTCCGCAGGTAAAAATGTCCACTGCAACATAACCATACTCTGGCCAAGTGTGTATCGTAAAATGGGACTCTGCAATTACTACTACCCCGCTAACTCCGTAGGGTGAAAACTTATGAAAATAGTGTTTAACTACATTGGCCATGGATAGGTTCGCAGCAATCAACATAACCTCCTCAACCTTTTTCGAGTTGTTTATATATGATTCATTACAGTTGAAGAGTTCAGCTATTACATGTGTACCAAGACCCTCCATGGCATTTACCCCTTTATGATAATTTTACATAAGACATTATTCATTAATATATATACCTGTATTTCAGATTATAGCTAGTACCACATGATTTATTATAGAGAGTTCAAAACCACTATAATGTATATGATTCAGCTTGATGTAATTGAATTTGGGATGATCAATGTGTAATGTAATAATGTCTGTGAGTTTCCACCACCTTCTTATAGCTAATTTACTGATCAAATAAAGTTGGGTATTTTTTTTAAAAATTAAATAATATATCAAGAATTTTTTTTAAATTTTTATAAAATATTTACTTTCAAAGACGAGGGATTATGCTCTACCTCACTGTTGAAGACTCTGATGAAATTGCAGTTTTAGGGTTTCAATCAAAACTTATGTCTCAGCTGTTAGGTCATTCAGTCTATTTCACTAGGGTGTTGGCATAATGAAAAACACTCTCTTAATGAATGAGCAAAATGCTTTAATTGATTTTTTCGATTATACATTTTCAATTAGATGATTCAGGATTAAACCGTAAAAGCTGCTAATCTTCGATTGATAATACCATCCTAGATGAATATGACAGATTGAACATATTGCATAGCACCAAGAAAAGCCGGAGAACCAAGTAAAATCAGTTGTGGGTTCTCCTGTTATTATACAACCCTTTGCATTGATAAAGCATCCAATTTGATATGTATATCCTACAGGATTTTTGAAGGTATGTTGATGTTTCCCGTTTATTACAATGCAATTATCGGGTGATGTGATTATGTTACTGCATAATTTGCAGAGTATCAAATGTTCTCTTCTGCTCTCATCATCCCAATCGTTATCAGATAAGGGAGTGATTTTCCCGACTTCAAAGGGTGTTGTTTTTTTTAAGATTAGTCTGGGATCGTTTATAAAATTGAGTAATTCGTTATTGATATTCTCGATCATTTGTTTCAATCTCAATATTATTCAATCTATAGCCAATCATCGAGGTTATAGAGTCCGTCAATATACTACTTTCAAGCAACTCTTTGAATGGGTGTGTCTACCTGGATATCATCCCTGTGGCAAGATTGCTTGATGAATATGAATTGTAGGTTATCACGCCTTAGAGGATGAGATTGGATGGATACACGTTGAAAGTTGAGCTTTGCCCTTACATGGAGAATTAAACAAAGAATCATTGTAGTGTCTCTTCCCATATAGGGAGTATGGATTCAGCTTTCATTAATTTTCGATCCTGAGTAACTATAATCCTTCGTCTAAGGCTATTTGAATCACCTCTTGATAAGCAGAAACATGTATAGTGATATCAATCTTGGAAAAGTAACATTGGATTAATTGGGTTCAAATAATTTTGAACTAAGTCTTAGTGCCTACATCTTGGTTTAGATTTGTCCCTAGACTCTATCTGTAATTGTTAATGCTGATTTTAGGTAGTAAAAGAATTTTTTGTAATTTTTATTGGTTAAAGATTAAAAATGCGTTAATGCAGATTTTCCAATGGGATAAACATTAAATCCAATATCAAATAATGTTTGATGATCTAATATGTTTCGTCCATCAAAGATAAAGGGAGGTTTGACCATATTCTGGAAAATCTTTTCATAATCTAAAGTCTTATATAGATCCCATTCGGTAATAATTGCTATTGCATGTGTATTCATTGCAGCTTTATAGGGATCAATTTCAAATTCAAGATTGTTATTGAATCCTTTTAAATCCTGTTTAGCGTTTTCCAAGGCCTTAGGGTCTGTGATCACAACCTGAGCCTGTTCCTCCAATAGCCTTTTAGCAATATAGATACCTGGTGATTCACGAGTATCTCCAGTATTTGCTTTAAAGGCAAATCCATATAAGGCAATGCGTTTATTGGCAATTGTGTTGAAAAGCGATTTGTTTATATTTTGAACAAACCGCCTCTCTTGATATTCATTGATTTTTACGACGTTTTCCCAGTATTCTGCGACTTCATATAATCCGTAAGATTCACAAATATAGACTAAATTAAGTATATCTTTTTTAAAACAGGAGCCACCAAAACCAACACTTGCATTGATAAATTTACTCCCTATTCTGCTGTCCTTCCCAACTGCATTAGCTACTTCTTTGATATCCGCTTCGGTTTTTTCACATAGAGCAGATACGCTATTTATTGAAGAGATTCGTTGTGCTAGGAAGGCATTTGCGACTAGTTTGGAGAGTTCTGAACTCCAAATATTGCTAGTAATGATTCGCTCTCTAGGCACCCAATTTGCATATATTTTTACAATTTCATTGCGTGCCATCCGTCCTCTATCAGTTTCTTGGGAACCAATCAATACCCTGTCGGGATTTTCTAAATTAGCGATTGCTGTCCCTTCGGCAAGAAACTCAGGGTTTGAAACAACCTCAAAGTGGATATTTTTTTCATTTGAATTCAGAATTCGTTCCATCGCGCTTGCAGTCCGAACCGGGAGAGTGCTTTTTTCAACAATTATTTTATCTGATTTTGATGATTTTACGATATTTCTTGCTGTTTTCTCCCAATATTGTAGGTCCGCGCTTTTGCCTGCACCCTCTCCAAAAGTCTTAGTAGGGGTGTTGACAGAAACAAAAATGATATCAGCCTTCTCTATATTTTCATCAACCTCCGGAGAAAAAAATAGATTTTTCCCTCTCACCCTTTTAACAATATCTAAGAGTCCAGGTTCATATATTGGAAGATCATCGGTTTGCCATGCTTGAATTTTTTTTGTGTTTACATCAACTACTGTTAATTTATATTGAGGGCATTTGGCTGCTATCATAGCCATAGTAGGTCCACCTACATATCCTGCTCCAATACAAAGGATGTGTTTTTCATGCTCTTTTTTGATCATCTAATAGTCTCTCTCCACAGACAAATTTGGGTATAATACAAATTGCTATCATTAGCTGAATGTCATAATCATTATTTTGCTATTGATGGATTTAATCGAAAAGGCTATGATTTATCAATAAATGAAGTATTATACACTAAGAATGATTCCTATAATTAATTGAATATAGCGATTTTGCAAGCACTTTTCTTGCCCTCTCAATTTGAGAGGATTCAGATAAGATACATTTCAATAAGACATAAAATATCAATCTAAAGAGAATATGATTTGATCTATCCGATTCATCTCTTTACATAAGTATCTAGTCTTTTAGATTGACATTTGTACAAGTAAACATAATTATTTACCTAATATCAATGTTATATATTTTTTAATATTATAAATGAGAAGAGTGAGTAGTGATCCTTCATATTAGGAGAGCGATTCCTTTCAAGGTTTTACTTGAAAGAGACATGAATATAAACCTGAATGTATATCCAGATAAATGAGGATTCATAGAGATAGAAGGCCTCTGTTTGGGGCTACAAATATTTTACATTCAAAAGGAAGGGCAGATGGAGAAGCAGAATTATTCAAAGGGTATACATAAAATTGGCAAAGATATATATGCATATCTTCAGCCAGATGGTGGCTGGGGAT encodes:
- a CDS encoding nucleoside-diphosphate kinase translates to MALEQTLVLIKPDGLVKSLTGNVITQLSKAKLILVGSKVVRVNKELAEKHYEELKEKSFFPELIQYIMGEIHNTPRVLALVYQGDDAIKKIRDIVGATSPEEADPVSIRGAYGRITTSGIIENVVHASSSVGDAEKEIKLWFKPIEIVERIYSTKSVMLNGIEDEVWT
- a CDS encoding response regulator, producing the protein MVIEEKPIKSEKFVDNHLNNILVVDDELAIRKTISKYLGKIGYNVDIAEDGMIAIEKMERDSFDLVLTDLSMPNCDGRELLKTMASRFPEIPKIVLTGISSDEDILIALKTGAYDYLTKPIDDFAVLRRAVERALEVKNLSDEKKRYVEQVNQINEVISMLNRGKNTDEVFKALNISLKEVIAFNCLKLMMVNPQNNTVATKLVESDREVKMEIGESFPLEGSFLMDVYEKKDVLIINDLKDFFSTHQDSGTDTSLIDEGMGSSLILPLIIDDKTRGFLVFVAVEPDFFRESHITFLKSIVGQISFSIQRGELLAELEVHSKNLEYLVKARTDEVLKTQKTTVFALSKLAEIRDPETGEHLERIRNYAVLIAQILKYSGHENEITNQYIRDIYDSSILHDIGKVGIPDTILLKPGPLTKEEFEIMKTHTTIGYNALKSSSKDLGKNSFLNMAMDIVHFHHERWDGSGYPMGLREREIPLSARIVAICDTYDALTSKRPYKEPFSHEKAVGIIKEDTFHFDPDLYKIFYENSTQFDKIRKQFQADN
- the speD gene encoding adenosylmethionine decarboxylase; this translates as MEGLGTHVIAELFNCNESYINNSKKVEEVMLIAANLSMANVVKHYFHKFSPYGVSGVVVIAESHFTIHTWPEYGYVAVDIFTCGEFDYQSALDYIKRELETEKCSIFQFERGIIPEIKRRKISVT
- a CDS encoding nucleotide sugar dehydrogenase, which gives rise to MIKKEHEKHILCIGAGYVGGPTMAMIAAKCPQYKLTVVDVNTKKIQAWQTDDLPIYEPGLLDIVKRVRGKNLFFSPEVDENIEKADIIFVSVNTPTKTFGEGAGKSADLQYWEKTARNIVKSSKSDKIIVEKSTLPVRTASAMERILNSNEKNIHFEVVSNPEFLAEGTAIANLENPDRVLIGSQETDRGRMARNEIVKIYANWVPRERIITSNIWSSELSKLVANAFLAQRISSINSVSALCEKTEADIKEVANAVGKDSRIGSKFINASVGFGGSCFKKDILNLVYICESYGLYEVAEYWENVVKINEYQERRFVQNINKSLFNTIANKRIALYGFAFKANTGDTRESPGIYIAKRLLEEQAQVVITDPKALENAKQDLKGFNNNLEFEIDPYKAAMNTHAIAIITEWDLYKTLDYEKIFQNMVKPPFIFDGRNILDHQTLFDIGFNVYPIGKSALTHF
- a CDS encoding cereblon family protein, which gives rise to MIENINNELLNFINDPRLILKKTTPFEVGKITPLSDNDWDDESRREHLILCKLCSNIITSPDNCIVINGKHQHTFKNPVGYTYQIGCFINAKGCIITGEPTTDFTWFSGFSWCYAICSICHIHLGWYYQSKISSFYGLILNHLIENV
- a CDS encoding rhomboid family intramembrane serine protease is translated as MLRQPMGFRIGGPITPIVKKLMIINVGIFIFQQFAELFFPGGFEKIFGLSHTGLLFEFKIWQPLTYMFLHGGVIHILFNLLALWMFAGEIESVWGDRLFLKYYLFCGTGAGIFIAMMNAVIYSNYNVSPITIGASGAIYGILLAYGIMWPNREVLLYFLFPVKIKYLVIGFGILEFFGTIASIRGDAGNISHIGHLGGLISGFIFIRFRLQAKRSNNRSTNNGSYFSQFIKKRRVKKKQHVIDQRVKAKRLIDSLLDKIAREGMSSLTPEERRLLDWARKHYYPDNSETIH
- the speE gene encoding polyamine aminopropyltransferase: MPVESSLWFEEIYEIESGRTIKIKINNILEKYDSKIQRIEIYETKPFGRMLVLDGVIMCTEWDEYAYHEMITHVPMFVHPKPESVLVIGGGDGGTAREILKHPNVKRVDICEIDEDVIRLSKKHLPSMASSFNDERVNIYYEDGYNFVKGRENCYDIVIVDSSDPIGPAKILFSEEFYSYLKRILKEDGIAVTQSESFYYDADLVEEITGYAKKYFQIPSYYYTLVPTYPSGMIGFSFCSKRYHHLEDFNEERVAHIQPTLKYYNSNIHKGSFALPSFIHNRISM